A window from Alkalicoccobacillus plakortidis encodes these proteins:
- a CDS encoding CHRD domain-containing protein: protein MKKAIIATTFASALAFTTFSGTALADHEGREFLVELTPYEVVNEDIEVKSDATGEAHIQVSEDGESLEYWVEAEYLEDAVAGHLHSGPKGENGPPKELVLFETDEPMDYNGDVASGTLTEDDLVGELTWQEFSMALVAGEVYIDIHTEEYPDGELRGQLDEYAQDAAKMPKEMPQTGFGGASNQGWFMNAWNSITSFFTR from the coding sequence ATGAAAAAAGCAATAATCGCAACAACGTTTGCATCTGCTTTGGCATTTACAACGTTTTCAGGCACAGCTTTAGCCGATCACGAAGGAAGAGAATTTTTAGTTGAACTAACGCCGTATGAGGTAGTGAATGAAGACATTGAAGTGAAAAGTGATGCAACGGGTGAAGCTCATATTCAAGTGAGTGAAGATGGAGAATCTTTGGAATATTGGGTTGAAGCTGAGTATCTGGAAGATGCAGTAGCTGGCCACCTTCACAGTGGTCCAAAAGGAGAAAACGGCCCTCCTAAAGAGTTAGTCTTGTTTGAAACAGATGAGCCAATGGATTATAACGGAGATGTTGCCTCAGGAACATTAACAGAGGATGACCTCGTAGGTGAACTAACTTGGCAAGAGTTTTCTATGGCATTAGTTGCTGGAGAAGTATACATTGATATCCATACAGAAGAGTATCCGGATGGAGAGCTCCGTGGACAATTAGATGAATATGCACAAGATGCAGCTAAGATGCCTAAAGAAATGCCGCAAACAGGATTTGGCGGTGCAAGTAATCAAGGATGGTTTATGAATGCCTGGAATAGCATCACTTCTTTTTTTACTAGATAA
- a CDS encoding SRPBCC domain-containing protein, translated as MWTNWGKERITIKDGGRIVNQIQDKHFSFEWSPANQLTTTVSFDLEEAEGGGTYITVTETGYTKDHLSTLVHCAGGLGEALMLLKAYMEYGIKLRTNV; from the coding sequence GTGTGGACCAATTGGGGCAAAGAACGAATCACAATAAAAGATGGAGGGAGGATCGTTAATCAAATTCAAGATAAACACTTTTCATTTGAATGGTCACCTGCAAATCAGCTAACAACTACTGTCAGTTTTGATCTTGAAGAAGCCGAGGGTGGAGGCACATACATTACTGTCACAGAAACTGGATACACAAAGGATCATTTAAGTACACTCGTTCATTGTGCAGGTGGCTTGGGAGAGGCCTTAATGTTGTTGAAGGCTTATATGGAGTACGGGATCAAATTGAGAACAAACGTATAG
- a CDS encoding GNAT family N-acetyltransferase: protein MINVSAQAHVDIKQTISRLHKIISEYESNRFCYWAIVLKATNELIGEIDLYDFEEATENCHVSYSFGYNWWNNGFATEALKAVIEFGFQQMRVHKICAAHNTDNPASGKVMTKAGMQQEGIIRHMIRNAKHQYKDCIVYGMLQGDYKVEEEAYDGHPTYHTKDSY, encoded by the coding sequence GTGATCAACGTATCAGCCCAAGCTCATGTTGATATTAAACAAACGATCTCGCGTTTACATAAGATAATAAGCGAATATGAGAGCAATCGTTTTTGTTATTGGGCCATTGTTTTAAAAGCTACAAATGAGTTAATCGGAGAAATTGATCTATATGATTTTGAAGAAGCCACCGAAAATTGTCACGTTAGTTATTCTTTTGGATACAACTGGTGGAACAACGGTTTTGCAACAGAAGCTTTAAAAGCGGTGATTGAGTTTGGGTTTCAACAGATGAGGGTTCATAAGATCTGCGCCGCTCATAATACAGACAATCCTGCCTCTGGAAAAGTCATGACCAAAGCAGGCATGCAGCAAGAAGGGATCATCAGGCACATGATACGTAATGCAAAACATCAATACAAAGACTGTATTGTATATGGAATGCTTCAAGGTGACTACAAAGTAGAAGAGGAGGCGTATGATGGACATCCCACATATCACACAAAAGACTCGTATTGA
- a CDS encoding helix-turn-helix transcriptional regulator, whose protein sequence is MGNSRKPSGFLVKQRLFIKGYLITYIENSRPYGIQMLDELKQHFKPLGYSPNHAEIYRALHELLDEGIVRSGQKKLKEDSYQEITIYYIRDAEKALALKRYVEEEVIRSQSILQKAIEDFNLD, encoded by the coding sequence GTGGGTAATTCAAGAAAGCCTTCAGGATTTTTGGTTAAACAGCGATTATTTATTAAGGGCTATCTCATCACCTATATTGAAAACAGTAGACCTTATGGCATCCAAATGCTTGATGAACTAAAGCAGCATTTTAAACCACTAGGATACTCGCCTAATCATGCTGAAATCTATCGAGCATTACATGAGCTGCTTGATGAAGGAATCGTACGTTCCGGGCAAAAAAAACTAAAAGAAGATTCGTATCAAGAGATAACAATCTATTACATACGTGACGCAGAAAAGGCATTAGCATTAAAGCGCTATGTTGAAGAAGAAGTCATTCGATCACAGAGTATTTTGCAAAAGGCCATTGAAGATTTTAATCTGGATTAG
- a CDS encoding ATP-binding cassette domain-containing protein: MSNHLSNSELAIEANGLVKVFGKHRAVDEVDLSIKKGTVYGFLGPNGAGKTTTIRMLATLLPLDEGQARIFGHDLATETSDVRSRISLTGQYASIDEDLTGIENLVLIARLMGYNRTQAKARAKELLHAFGLEEASKRQVKKYSGGMRRRIDIAASIVVTPELLFLDEPTTGLDPRSRNQVWDIVRALVSAGTTVLLTTQYLEEADQLADRIAVINQGKIIAEGTSDELKASVGSGTFQLRLSDPSKREQAINLLEGVIDGPIHTGTDAAALTSQVTHSSIVVKALNALDEAGISLSDFSLGQPSLDEVFLTLTGKTAEENDSNKEESA; this comes from the coding sequence TTGAGCAATCATCTTTCAAATTCTGAGCTGGCTATTGAAGCAAACGGCTTAGTCAAAGTTTTTGGCAAACACCGAGCGGTTGATGAAGTTGATTTATCGATTAAAAAAGGCACCGTTTATGGATTCCTTGGTCCAAATGGTGCGGGTAAAACAACGACAATTCGTATGCTCGCTACACTTCTACCTCTAGATGAAGGGCAAGCACGAATTTTTGGACATGATCTTGCTACGGAAACATCAGATGTGCGAAGTCGAATCAGTTTAACTGGACAATACGCCTCTATCGATGAAGATCTGACAGGGATCGAAAACCTGGTACTGATTGCCAGGCTTATGGGCTATAATCGAACTCAAGCGAAGGCACGAGCGAAAGAACTTCTCCATGCCTTTGGTTTAGAGGAAGCTTCTAAAAGACAAGTTAAAAAATACTCAGGAGGTATGAGAAGACGAATTGATATTGCGGCAAGTATCGTGGTTACTCCTGAGCTGTTATTTCTTGATGAACCAACAACTGGACTTGACCCTAGAAGTCGTAATCAAGTGTGGGATATTGTACGTGCATTAGTGAGTGCAGGAACAACCGTTCTGCTCACTACTCAATACTTAGAAGAAGCTGATCAACTTGCGGACCGTATTGCTGTGATTAATCAAGGAAAAATCATTGCAGAAGGCACTAGTGATGAGCTAAAAGCATCTGTTGGCTCTGGTACGTTTCAATTACGTTTAAGTGATCCATCTAAAAGAGAGCAAGCCATCAATTTATTAGAGGGCGTAATAGATGGACCCATTCACACGGGAACAGATGCAGCAGCCCTAACCTCACAAGTGACTCATTCGTCTATTGTTGTTAAGGCTTTAAATGCGTTGGATGAAGCGGGAATCTCACTTAGTGATTTTTCACTTGGGCAACCAAGCCTGGATGAAGTCTTCTTAACCTTAACTGGAAAAACAGCTGAAGAGAATGACAGCAACAAGGAGGAAAGCGCATGA
- a CDS encoding Gfo/Idh/MocA family protein, protein MNIGILGTGFGYHHAVIYKQVAGIDSITLFGRDRDKLKKIGEELDIQTTDDIHEVLTNPNIDLIDVCLPSSLHRQYVVEALKNGKHVFCETPVALTLEDAALMLTAEKTYNKRVFVHQFIKHEMPNVYLFKVKQSGELGRLKALHVKRTSPPLWGDLGLHNITTDLMIHDFDFITWLLGSPLQINAQGINGRKRESHIQAALTYSDTIVSVEGSSMMPFAAPFTVGYEAVFEEGRITYQEDSYQDTVVNSFKKYKDNKEEDIQITNKNCYEESLKHVVACCQTNAGTRLSLDAAIKSLEIAIRIKEQVLS, encoded by the coding sequence TTGAATATAGGCATATTAGGTACGGGTTTTGGCTATCATCACGCTGTGATATATAAGCAAGTAGCTGGTATTGATTCTATCACATTATTTGGTAGAGATAGAGATAAACTAAAAAAGATTGGCGAGGAGCTAGATATTCAAACAACAGATGATATTCATGAAGTGTTAACGAACCCAAACATTGATTTAATCGATGTTTGTTTACCAAGCTCATTACATAGACAATATGTAGTGGAAGCTCTTAAAAACGGCAAACATGTTTTCTGTGAGACACCAGTGGCTTTAACATTAGAAGATGCGGCTCTAATGCTTACTGCAGAAAAGACCTATAACAAACGTGTGTTCGTTCATCAGTTTATCAAACATGAGATGCCGAATGTTTACCTTTTTAAAGTGAAACAATCAGGAGAATTGGGTAGGTTAAAGGCTTTACATGTAAAAAGAACATCACCACCTTTGTGGGGGGATTTAGGCTTACATAACATTACCACCGACTTAATGATCCATGATTTTGACTTTATCACCTGGTTACTCGGTAGCCCATTACAAATAAATGCTCAAGGGATCAATGGGAGAAAAAGAGAATCACATATCCAGGCAGCATTAACTTATTCGGATACAATTGTTAGTGTGGAAGGTTCGTCCATGATGCCGTTTGCGGCACCATTCACTGTTGGGTACGAGGCTGTTTTTGAGGAAGGAAGAATTACGTACCAAGAAGATAGTTATCAAGATACAGTCGTGAATTCTTTTAAAAAGTATAAGGATAACAAGGAGGAAGACATACAAATAACAAACAAAAATTGCTATGAAGAATCATTAAAGCATGTGGTGGCGTGTTGTCAAACGAATGCGGGAACAAGATTAAGTCTAGATGCAGCAATAAAGTCCTTGGAAATCGCGATTAGGATTAAGGAACAAGTGTTAAGCTAA
- a CDS encoding helix-turn-helix transcriptional regulator, producing the protein MKVHRLMSILLLIESRGTIKANELAEKLEVSLRTIYRDVDKLCESGVPLTTTTGPNGGIHLMEGYSSGLNHLHEQDLMNLYLSGMGIQPVKESDMSIKLNHTLLKLQQHASIDGYTLMENMNKRFHFDEDSWWQDPIRLLDIDDLLSAVFRSSKIRITYEKVNGTSSMRIIHPYGIVVKRADWYVIGFCELSDEIRTFKCERIKAAETLKEEFLIPLNFSLQQYWDASKQAFIGKLIKAEQYHVQLSMSADYARHLSGYEVLSRLKNDSGLLLTINLYDYEYAKSVIYEQLPYIEVLQPEELRKTIQQTLEYLLDKYKNNDPH; encoded by the coding sequence GTGAAAGTACATCGACTCATGTCTATTTTGCTTTTGATTGAATCGCGAGGAACCATTAAAGCAAATGAACTTGCTGAGAAACTTGAAGTATCATTACGAACGATTTATCGAGATGTCGATAAATTATGTGAATCAGGCGTCCCTTTAACCACCACAACAGGACCAAATGGTGGCATACATCTTATGGAAGGCTATTCATCAGGACTAAACCACCTTCATGAGCAAGATTTAATGAATTTGTATCTAAGTGGGATGGGTATTCAACCAGTTAAAGAAAGTGATATGTCGATAAAATTAAATCACACACTTTTAAAGCTACAGCAGCATGCCTCAATAGATGGATATACTTTAATGGAAAATATGAATAAGAGATTTCATTTTGATGAGGATTCATGGTGGCAGGACCCTATTCGTTTATTAGATATAGATGACCTTCTATCAGCTGTCTTCCGATCAAGTAAGATACGAATTACTTATGAGAAAGTAAATGGAACGTCCTCAATGAGGATCATTCATCCATATGGAATTGTTGTGAAGAGGGCCGATTGGTATGTGATTGGATTCTGTGAACTAAGTGATGAGATACGTACATTTAAATGCGAACGCATAAAAGCAGCAGAAACGTTAAAAGAAGAGTTTCTGATCCCTCTCAACTTTTCGCTCCAACAATACTGGGACGCTAGTAAACAAGCGTTTATTGGAAAGCTTATAAAAGCTGAACAATACCATGTCCAACTATCAATGTCTGCGGATTACGCACGGCACCTTTCTGGTTATGAGGTGTTAAGCCGCCTTAAAAACGACTCTGGCCTATTACTTACAATAAATTTATATGACTATGAATACGCAAAAAGCGTCATATATGAACAACTACCATACATAGAAGTACTGCAGCCTGAAGAATTACGTAAAACCATCCAACAAACACTTGAGTATCTGTTAGACAAGTATAAGAACAATGACCCTCATTAA
- a CDS encoding amidohydrolase family protein codes for MRIDAHQHYWEISKGYYDWINENDDVLYKDYQPSDLNPLLVNHKMDQSVTVQASPLLEDTQYLLKLSEINKSIAGVVGWVDMTSSTYQDDLEKLKQHPKFVGIRVMIQDMADAEILLNKTYLNAFSYLEDNQIPVDLLIKEHQLPVIVQLLKQVPELKAVIDHLGKPNIVDGDPGFWKRYMKEVATFANVYCKVSGLVTEAKKDWEQEDFVPYIQHTVQMFGISRVMFGSDWPVCLLAASYDDVITIVEEALSTQLTGKEFDQLFGGNAIRFYSLENTILLPE; via the coding sequence ATGAGGATAGATGCGCATCAGCACTACTGGGAAATAAGCAAAGGGTATTATGATTGGATTAATGAAAATGATGATGTATTGTACAAGGATTATCAGCCCAGTGATCTGAACCCTCTACTAGTTAATCATAAGATGGATCAGTCCGTTACGGTTCAGGCTTCACCACTTTTGGAAGACACACAGTATTTACTTAAGCTTAGTGAAATAAATAAGTCGATTGCAGGTGTCGTTGGATGGGTGGATATGACAAGTAGTACCTATCAGGATGACTTGGAGAAGTTAAAACAACATCCAAAGTTTGTCGGTATTCGTGTGATGATTCAGGATATGGCGGATGCTGAGATCCTTTTAAATAAAACATATTTGAATGCGTTTTCATATTTAGAAGACAATCAGATTCCCGTTGATCTCTTGATTAAAGAGCATCAGTTACCTGTGATTGTTCAATTGCTTAAGCAGGTTCCTGAACTAAAAGCTGTAATTGATCATTTAGGAAAACCGAATATAGTAGATGGTGATCCTGGTTTCTGGAAGCGATATATGAAAGAGGTTGCAACATTTGCTAACGTTTACTGTAAGGTGTCAGGACTCGTTACTGAAGCCAAAAAAGACTGGGAGCAGGAGGACTTTGTTCCATATATTCAACATACCGTACAAATGTTCGGAATAAGTCGAGTGATGTTCGGCAGTGATTGGCCAGTTTGTCTATTAGCCGCATCTTATGATGATGTAATAACGATTGTTGAGGAAGCGCTTAGTACTCAGCTTACAGGAAAAGAATTTGATCAGTTATTTGGAGGCAATGCTATACGTTTTTATTCATTAGAAAACACTATTTTATTGCCGGAATAG
- a CDS encoding RbsD/FucU family protein: MLKGIPSILSPELVKILMEMGHGDEIVLADAHFPAASHTNCLIRSDGTAIPELLEAILKLFPLDDYVSAPLILMKVVPGDDVETPIWQVYQKKVGSYSFEHVERFEFYQRAKQAYAIIATSEKAQYANLIIKKGVVKEEELR, from the coding sequence ATGTTAAAAGGAATTCCATCTATACTAAGCCCAGAGTTAGTGAAGATTTTAATGGAAATGGGTCATGGCGATGAAATCGTTCTGGCAGACGCCCATTTTCCTGCTGCAAGCCATACCAATTGTTTGATCCGAAGTGATGGTACAGCTATCCCCGAACTATTAGAGGCGATTTTAAAGCTGTTTCCGCTCGATGACTATGTATCAGCCCCACTTATTTTAATGAAGGTTGTGCCAGGGGACGATGTCGAAACACCTATTTGGCAGGTCTATCAAAAAAAGGTTGGTTCATATTCTTTTGAGCATGTAGAACGGTTTGAATTCTATCAGCGTGCAAAGCAGGCGTATGCTATTATCGCAACGAGTGAAAAAGCACAATATGCCAATTTGATTATAAAAAAAGGTGTCGTGAAGGAGGAGGAATTGAGATGA
- a CDS encoding AraC family transcriptional regulator translates to MDPIRKTLSPVGTLPFSLMHNLTKGRKEELPDHSHEWCELIYIHSGKGTFFIDQTFIELEKGDLIIIPPNIIHKSILEDRETLTSSALFFSPTMQTLTTDQRMILFQTSVKAKEARIFRHKCTQNEQQFVEGHFNQIDQERTNKCTNWEETVSLQILMLVIQLKRWMEHSVEEQEIIPTNLTWLKASLDYIELNLHEPIRLDNLAKEANISPVYFSKKFKRTIGMTVSDFLFKKKVLKARELLVQTDESIQSIAEQLGYQTMPHFYRLFKKETGITQLPIEKNIHCERRITC, encoded by the coding sequence ATGGATCCTATTCGTAAAACGTTGTCACCAGTTGGAACGTTACCTTTCTCACTCATGCATAATCTCACAAAAGGTAGGAAGGAGGAGCTGCCAGATCATTCTCATGAATGGTGCGAATTAATTTATATTCATAGTGGAAAGGGCACATTTTTTATTGATCAAACATTTATTGAGCTCGAAAAGGGGGATTTAATCATCATTCCTCCTAATATCATTCATAAATCAATTTTAGAGGATAGAGAAACGCTGACCTCATCCGCTTTGTTTTTCTCGCCCACGATGCAGACCTTAACAACGGATCAGCGAATGATATTGTTTCAAACGAGTGTGAAGGCAAAGGAAGCAAGAATCTTTCGTCACAAATGTACTCAAAATGAACAGCAATTTGTGGAAGGTCATTTTAATCAGATTGATCAAGAAAGAACGAATAAGTGTACCAATTGGGAAGAGACTGTATCCTTACAAATTCTTATGCTAGTGATTCAGCTCAAACGATGGATGGAGCACTCAGTGGAGGAGCAAGAAATAATCCCTACAAATCTCACTTGGCTTAAAGCCAGTCTTGACTATATCGAGCTTAACCTTCATGAACCAATTCGTCTTGATAACTTGGCAAAAGAGGCAAACATAAGCCCTGTATATTTTAGCAAAAAATTCAAACGAACAATTGGCATGACAGTAAGTGATTTTCTTTTTAAGAAAAAGGTATTAAAAGCGAGAGAGCTTCTTGTACAAACCGATGAAAGCATTCAGTCAATTGCCGAACAATTAGGTTATCAGACAATGCCTCATTTTTATCGCTTATTTAAAAAAGAAACGGGCATCACACAGCTGCCTATCGAAAAAAACATACATTGTGAAAGGAGAATTACATGTTAA
- a CDS encoding SDR family NAD(P)-dependent oxidoreductase encodes MRLANKIVLITGAGSGIGRVTAELFAKEGATVIVNDIDTTRGEETVQLIQNANGKAVFMQADTTDATSVETMIQTIIQTYSVIDILFNNAGISGIGRLHELEEDEWDRIMRINVKGVFLPSKYVLPHMIKQNGGAIINMSSCIAEIGLADRASYATTKGAVLSLTKSMQVDYAPYNIRVNALLPGTIFTPFVEDYLSKSADPDAAIAKVKTRQLSGELGKPEDVAKAALFLASDESSFMMGSPLYVDGGVVFGKNA; translated from the coding sequence ATGCGTTTAGCTAACAAGATCGTTCTAATTACTGGAGCTGGTTCAGGGATTGGAAGAGTCACAGCAGAACTTTTTGCCAAAGAAGGAGCTACGGTCATTGTCAATGACATTGATACAACACGTGGTGAGGAAACCGTTCAGCTCATACAAAACGCTAATGGAAAAGCCGTATTTATGCAAGCGGATACAACGGATGCAACCTCTGTGGAAACCATGATCCAAACGATTATTCAAACGTATTCTGTCATTGATATTCTTTTTAATAATGCCGGAATTAGTGGGATTGGTCGCTTGCACGAGCTTGAAGAAGATGAGTGGGATCGTATCATGAGGATAAATGTAAAAGGTGTCTTCCTCCCAAGTAAGTATGTTCTGCCTCATATGATTAAACAAAATGGTGGCGCGATAATAAACATGTCTTCCTGTATTGCTGAAATCGGCTTGGCGGACCGAGCCTCCTACGCAACAACAAAAGGAGCTGTTCTCTCGTTAACAAAATCTATGCAGGTTGATTATGCACCCTATAACATTCGTGTAAATGCTTTGTTACCCGGTACCATTTTCACCCCGTTTGTTGAGGATTACCTCAGCAAATCAGCAGACCCTGACGCCGCCATCGCTAAAGTAAAAACACGCCAATTATCTGGCGAGCTTGGTAAACCTGAAGACGTGGCAAAGGCAGCCCTATTTCTCGCATCGGATGAATCATCGTTTATGATGGGCTCCCCACTCTATGTTGATGGTGGCGTCGTATTCGGCAAAAATGCCTAA
- a CDS encoding fumarylacetoacetate hydrolase family protein, with product MRICNITENGQDYLGVVIDGRIVHISKALEDTPQDQVPKNVSEFIKGGQSAFESLQSYVQKLVISDSQPYVVKETDCEFGPAVPNPSKIICVGLNYRRHADETGANYPEVPILFNKFNNTLTGHNRDIAIPNVTDQLDYEVELAVVIGQKAKNVSEEDALKYVVGYSTANDLSARDLQMKTPQWLLGKTCDDFSPIGPYLVTADEVDDPQNLSLKTTVNQDVRQQSNTSDMIFSCKEIISYISKHFTLEPGDIILTGTPEGVVLGLPESERVYLKPGDTVTVEIEKLGALTNTFIEEK from the coding sequence ATGAGAATTTGTAATATTACAGAGAATGGTCAAGATTATTTAGGGGTAGTTATCGATGGACGGATTGTACATATCAGCAAAGCCTTAGAGGACACACCTCAGGATCAAGTCCCTAAAAATGTAAGCGAGTTCATTAAAGGTGGTCAGTCAGCATTTGAAAGTCTGCAATCATATGTTCAAAAGCTAGTGATTTCTGATAGTCAACCCTATGTAGTAAAGGAGACAGATTGTGAGTTTGGGCCAGCTGTGCCTAACCCAAGTAAGATCATTTGTGTCGGCTTAAATTATCGACGTCACGCAGATGAAACAGGAGCAAATTATCCAGAGGTTCCTATCCTGTTTAATAAATTCAACAATACTCTAACTGGTCACAATAGGGATATTGCCATTCCAAATGTAACAGATCAGCTAGATTATGAGGTAGAGCTTGCTGTTGTCATTGGCCAAAAAGCTAAAAATGTGAGTGAAGAGGATGCCCTTAAGTATGTAGTTGGCTATAGCACAGCTAATGATTTATCTGCTCGAGATTTGCAGATGAAAACACCCCAGTGGTTGCTTGGCAAAACGTGCGATGACTTTAGTCCAATTGGCCCCTACCTTGTGACTGCAGATGAAGTGGACGATCCACAGAACTTATCCTTAAAAACAACAGTGAACCAAGATGTTCGTCAGCAATCGAACACATCGGATATGATTTTTAGTTGCAAAGAGATTATTAGCTATATCTCCAAGCATTTCACTCTTGAACCTGGTGACATCATCTTAACTGGTACTCCTGAAGGTGTTGTTCTCGGATTACCGGAGTCCGAACGTGTGTACCTTAAACCTGGTGATACAGTAACAGTTGAAATTGAGAAACTAGGAGCATTAACAAATACCTTTATAGAGGAAAAATAA
- a CDS encoding mandelate racemase/muconate lactonizing enzyme family protein: MKITNVETYLLDIPLKQKAITDSQTKLESVEFVVVRIDTNEGISGWGFNWNYTKGSRAVQAIIDDTYAPVLMGKDPLLHKAIMNDMHYTNHFIGQVGITRVAACAVNFALWDIRLKSFGIPLWRYLGPVKDKVKAYNTDGGWLQTTTDELVHDMTALIDRGFDAVKMKLGLPDPRQDYERVKQVRKAIPPEVKLMVDVNTVWDLKTAMVWGRRLEEFDIYWLEEPMNPFNKSDHAKLAQALDVPIAVGETIYTKYDFREYIEAGAVDIVQADATKLSGIDEWLDVAALARCHDLEVIPHTNVQQKLHVQLAAASSNVPMVECCYESISDIWEDPIKVVNGYYTLPEEPGLGCKLTDYVLKEHRIG; encoded by the coding sequence ATGAAGATAACCAATGTTGAAACCTACTTGCTTGATATTCCCTTAAAACAAAAAGCGATTACTGATTCTCAAACAAAATTAGAATCCGTCGAATTTGTTGTGGTAAGAATTGATACAAATGAAGGCATTAGTGGCTGGGGCTTTAATTGGAACTACACGAAAGGATCAAGAGCTGTACAGGCCATTATTGATGACACTTACGCTCCTGTCCTCATGGGAAAAGACCCGTTGCTGCACAAGGCCATTATGAATGACATGCATTATACCAATCATTTTATTGGTCAAGTTGGTATTACACGAGTAGCCGCATGTGCCGTCAACTTTGCTTTATGGGATATTCGATTAAAAAGCTTTGGCATTCCATTATGGCGTTATCTTGGACCTGTTAAAGATAAAGTAAAAGCTTATAACACCGATGGTGGCTGGTTACAAACAACAACCGATGAGCTAGTACACGATATGACAGCTCTTATTGATCGAGGCTTTGACGCCGTCAAGATGAAGCTTGGATTACCAGATCCACGGCAAGACTACGAGCGTGTGAAGCAGGTCCGTAAGGCAATCCCACCAGAAGTGAAGCTTATGGTTGATGTCAATACCGTTTGGGACCTCAAAACAGCCATGGTTTGGGGCAGACGATTAGAGGAATTCGATATTTACTGGCTAGAGGAGCCTATGAATCCCTTTAACAAAAGTGACCATGCTAAGCTGGCTCAAGCCTTGGATGTACCAATCGCTGTTGGCGAGACGATTTATACTAAATACGATTTCCGTGAATATATAGAGGCTGGCGCTGTTGATATTGTTCAGGCTGATGCAACAAAGCTCTCAGGCATAGATGAGTGGTTAGATGTCGCGGCCCTTGCCCGTTGCCATGATCTTGAGGTCATACCACATACAAATGTGCAGCAAAAGCTTCACGTTCAGCTTGCAGCCGCCTCATCTAACGTCCCGATGGTCGAATGCTGTTATGAATCAATTAGTGATATATGGGAGGATCCTATTAAGGTTGTGAATGGCTACTATACGCTTCCAGAGGAACCAGGGCTCGGATGTAAGTTAACAGATTATGTGCTAAAGGAACATCGAATTGGTTAA
- a CDS encoding SDR family NAD(P)-dependent oxidoreductase, translating into MKRLENKVALVTGGSRGIGVSIVERLAEEGAHVAINYHSASSKQLAEDLKEKIEAMHNIKAITIQANVGVKDDVERMVSEVEDTLGDVEILVNNAGIAPFESFLTLSEETWDMTYQTNVKSIFLLSQRVAQKMVKKRAGKIVNITSTASLLVTSPVIPHYISSKAAASQLTKALAIELGRYQINVNAVGPSTVETDMTTEMFEDKENYQREVEANPMKRLGTSKQIGDAVVFLASDEAEQVNGHLLMVDGGLTVKAAQPDDHLQH; encoded by the coding sequence ATGAAACGTTTAGAAAATAAAGTAGCACTCGTCACCGGAGGAAGCAGAGGAATTGGTGTTTCGATTGTCGAACGACTTGCAGAAGAAGGAGCTCATGTAGCGATTAACTACCACTCAGCAAGCTCCAAACAACTCGCTGAGGATTTGAAAGAAAAAATAGAAGCGATGCATAACATTAAAGCCATCACAATCCAAGCAAATGTTGGTGTAAAAGACGATGTAGAACGTATGGTCTCAGAGGTTGAAGACACACTCGGCGATGTAGAGATTTTAGTTAATAATGCTGGTATCGCACCCTTTGAATCCTTTCTAACTCTATCTGAGGAAACGTGGGATATGACCTATCAAACTAATGTTAAGTCTATTTTCCTATTAAGCCAACGCGTCGCGCAAAAGATGGTCAAAAAAAGAGCAGGCAAAATTGTGAATATCACTTCAACAGCTAGCTTGCTTGTAACAAGTCCTGTCATTCCACACTATATCTCGTCTAAAGCCGCCGCCTCCCAGTTAACAAAGGCACTTGCCATTGAGTTAGGTCGCTATCAAATCAACGTCAATGCCGTCGGACCAAGCACCGTGGAAACAGACATGACAACTGAGATGTTTGAGGATAAAGAGAACTATCAACGTGAAGTCGAAGCCAATCCGATGAAACGATTAGGAACATCCAAACAAATTGGTGATGCCGTTGTCTTTTTAGCTTCAGATGAAGCCGAACAAGTCAACGGCCACCTCCTGATGGTGGATGGCGGTTTAACAGTGAAGGCTGCTCAGCCTGATGATCATTTGCAGCATTGA